The genomic segment GGAGAAAGGATCCGCGTCGTCTGCGCTGGGCCGATACCGGCGGGCCGGTGCAGGTGGCCACGGATGGTAGCGCGGCGCGACCCGGTTGGGTGGTGACCACCGCCAGGGCCAGCAGGGCCGCGGCGCTCATCGCCAGTAGCGAATTGGGCTCACTGGCGGGCAGCAGAACCGCCGCCCAGCCGGACACGATCAGGGCGCACAGCATCAGCGCCGACGATCGGATCCGGATCACCATGGGTTCGAGCGTACCCGCAGAGCGGATTCCACCGGCGCTGCGAACCGCCCGACACGCCAACGGCAATCGGCGGTGCCGGT from the Nocardia sp. BMG111209 genome contains:
- a CDS encoding DUF6412 domain-containing protein; its protein translation is MVIRIRSSALMLCALIVSGWAAVLLPASEPNSLLAMSAAALLALAVVTTQPGRAALPSVATCTGPPVSAQRRRRGSFLRQSNPDTAGRARPRAPGHAG